In Brienomyrus brachyistius isolate T26 chromosome 3, BBRACH_0.4, whole genome shotgun sequence, the following proteins share a genomic window:
- the b4galnt3b gene encoding N-acetyl-beta-glucosaminyl-glycoprotein 4-beta-N-acetylgalactosaminyltransferase 1, which produces MLSFLPIKKLRRKGKCLVLAALLAFAGLAGYQRLAAGSTWDRLLHPIRSTGGRSPCRHGAGAAGPDDYPGATMDSSHMHVTPPWNPEYKGQANMHVFEDWCGSSTDQLRRNPLYPLYPHSRTTVRKLAVAPGWRNYGLRIFGYLHPYVDGEYLFTVASDDNSEFWLSLDHTPIRSQRVALVGKAGSEWAAPGEFDKYASQVSRPIRLRAEERYFFEILHKQNDKGTDHVEVAWRLDQAGWGFKVIDSKYISLYTNESALKMNVVGHIPLSPASHPRSPLPVPHPGHLGIDMLRDDPRDSLYQMPLVDEELLQGVLPTCSYKPSYLIQGFALLRYQGLKFIHMTYVYPNDYTRLTHMESDNKCFYHNTDRSGFSKYVKFDDPELDAFEGGSRWKKRQAVGLGVSEGTKSRREPDEMDLEDSPVTVIKETRTRPVSFLSDRSSSNFILRWKRRLTQPPRPSPLGRTPTTSTVWIPQLGHRVSNERWTDRPPQQKDSEMLSIPVYSVVRLHLGQGVALENPNSIPNQTYNSSGSEAVSPTGAGIPVTSRVPRGAQQIPWLYGRRIIEDVQRVMMGRGGGPRDDDTHHNTYTSYEIDRKVNWRRTFDIKQLDHRALRSDRINLSCNVTGNLLLPPEEALRVVGAFMEKVNQKNQGRFSLLRVLNVEKRLDGVQGSRYLLELEVRDHSGATFRLSRYVYLIQVRSTPQADGRARSRLGHLEPVLCHPLGLSWNPVATVHFVIPVKNQARWVQRFIEDMEEVYRATQDKNFNVIISDFNSTDMDVELALKGSSLPRYQYTKLTGNFERSAGLQAGINMIDDEHSIVFLCDLHIHFPQSIVDSIRKHCVEGKMAFAPVVMRLDCGATPTEPRGFWEVNGFGLLGIYKSDLDAAGGMNTQEFRDRWGGEDWELLDRILQTGLEVERIYLRHFLHYYHSKRGMWNRKIL; this is translated from the exons ATGCTGTCCTTTCTCCCCATCAAGAAACTGAGACGGAAGGGCAAGTGCTTAGTGCTGGCGGCGCTGCTGGCGTTTGCGGGCTTGGCCGGGTACCAGCGCTTGGCGGCCGGGAGCACATGGGACCGTCTTCTGC ATCCGATCCGCTCCACTGGTGGCAGGAGCCCCTGCAGGCATGGAGCGGGAGCAGCG GGTCCCGATGATTATCCAGGAGCAACGATGGACAGCAGCCACATGCACGTAACCCCACCCTGGAATCCTGAG TACAAAGGTCAGGCTAACATGCACGTGTTCGAGGACTGGTGTGGCAGCTCCACCGACCAGCTGCGCAGGAACCCGCTCTACCCACTGTACCCACAC TCAAGGACGACAGTCCGAAAGCTGGCTGTAGCTCCTGGCTGGAGAAACTACGGCCTGCGAATCTTTGGCTATCTGCACCCCTATGTGGACG GCGAGTACCTGTTTACTGTGGCCTCTGACGACAACTCGGAATTCTGGCTGAGCCTGGATCACACCCCCATCCGATCTCAGCGTGTGGCCCTCGTGGGCAAG GCAGGCTCGGAATGGGCCGCCCCGGGGGAGTTTGACAAATATGCCAGCCAGGTGTCCCGCCCCATCCG GCTGAGGGCAGAGGAACGCTATTTCTTTGAGATCCTCCACAAACAGAACGACAAAGGCACGGACCATGTGGAAGTTGCC TGGCGACTCGACCAAGCAGGATGGGGGTTCAAGGTCATCGATTCGAAGTACATTTCCCTCTACACAA ATGAGTCGGCTCTGAAGATGAATGTAGTGGGTCACATTCCGCTGTCGCCCGCCAGTCACCCGCGCTCCCCCTTGCCTGTCCCCCACCCCGGCCATCTCGGCATTGACATGCTGCGGGACGACCCCCGCGATTCTCTATACCAGA TGCCGCTGGTGGACGAGGAGCTCCTGCAAGGTGTCCTGCCCACCTGCTCCTACAAACCCAGCTACCTCATCCAAGGGTTCGCCTTGCTGAGGTACCAGGGCCTGAAGTTT ATCCACATGACCTATGTTTACCCCAATGATTACACGCGGCTGACCCACATGGAGAGTGACAACAAGTGCTTCTACCACAACACTGACAG GTCTGGATTCTCTAAATATGTGAAATTCGATGACCCAGAATTGGATGCGTTTGAAGGAGGTTCACGATGGAAGAAAAGACAAG CTGTAGGATTGGGTGTTTCTGAGGGGACAAAGAGCAGGCGGGAGCCTGATGAGATGGACCTGGAGGATTCTCCAGTGACAGTCATCAAGGAGACACGGACCAGACCCGTCAGCTTTCTCAGTGACAGAAGCAGCTCTAACTTCATCCTCAGGTGGAAGCGAAGGCTGACTCAGCCCCCCCGGCCTTCCCCTTTGGGACGGACGCCAACCACCAGCACTGTGTGGATTCCGCAGCTGGGTCACAGGGTCTCAAATGAGAGGTGGACTGACAGACCACCGCAGCAGAAAGACTCTGAAATGCTGAGCATTCCAGTGTACTCTGTTGTCCGTCTTCATCTGGGTCAGGGCGTAGCTCTGGAAAACCCGAACAGCATTCCAAACCAGACGTATAACTCCAGTGGGAGCGAGGCTGTGTCCCCAACTGGTGCTGGGATACCAGTGACCTCCAGGGTCCCTCGAGGAGCTCAACAGATACCCTGGCTGTATGGGAGAAGAATCATTGAAGATGTTCAAAGGGTCATGATGGGGAGAGGTGGAGGGCCGAGAGATGATGACACGCACCACAATACCTACACATCATACGAAATCGATCGCAAGGTGAACTGGCGACGCACCTTCGACATAAAGCAGCTGGACCATCGCGCACTGCGTTCCGATCGCATCAACCTGAGCTGCAACGTAACCGGGAAcctgctgctgccccctgaGGAAGCTCTACGTGTGGTGGGAGCCTTCATGGAGAAGGTCAACCAGAAGAACCAGGG GCGCTTCTCTCTGCTGCGTGTGCTGAATGTGGAGAAGAGGCTGGATGGCGTCCAGGGCAGCCGCTACCTGCTGGAGCTGGAGGTGCGTGACCACAGTGGGGCCACGTTTCGCCTGTCCCGGTACGTGTATCTGATCCAGGTTAGATCGACTCCCCAGGCAGACGGAAGGGCCAGGTCGAGGCTGGGCCACCTGGAGCCGGTACTCTGCCACCCACTGGGCCTGTCCTGGAACCCGGTGGCCACCGTCCACTTTGTCATCCCAG TGAAGAATCAGGCCCGATGGGTTCAGAGGTTTATCGAGGACATGGAGGAGGTGTACAGAGCTACCCAGGACAAGAACTTCAACGTCATCATCTCCGACTTCAACAGCACAGATATGGATGTTGAGCTGGCACTCAAGGGCTCCTCCTTGCCTAG GTACCAGTACACAAAGCTGACTGGGAACTTTGAGCGTTCGGCCGGACTTCAGGCTGGGATAAATATGATCGAT GACGAGCACAGCATCGTGTTCTTGTGTGACCTGCACATCCACTTCCCCCAATCCATCGTCGACAGCATCCGCAAGCACTGCGTGGAGGGCAAGATGGCCTTCGCACCAGTGGTGATGCGGCTGGACTGCGGGGCTACGCCCACGGAGCCTCGAG GTTTCTGGGAGGTCAACGGCTTTGGGCTGCTCGGCATCTACAAGTCCGACTTGGACGCGGCAGGCGGCATGAACACCCAGGAGTTCCGGGaccgctgggggggggaggactgGGAGCTACTGGACCG GATACTCCAGACTGGACTTGAAGTGGAGCGCATTTACCTCCGACACTTTTTGCACTACTACCACTCCAAACGAGGCATGTGGAACAGGAAGATCCTCTGA